In Verrucomicrobiia bacterium, the sequence AAATGCCTTGCGAATGTAGGGCAGCGTTTCGCCCGGATGCTGTGCTTCACCCCATGGGGCCTGAGTATACGTGGGAGCTCCGCGAGGCTGCTGGGCACATAAATGCACTCTATGGTGCCAACAACCGCAAAGACCCTATCGATGTTCTCTACAGCCGACTAGTTGAGGAGATTAGTGAAATCATTACTGGCGTGGTTGATATGCCGGTGAGCTTGAAGTCTAACACCGATCTCTTGCGTGAGCTGGCCTTGGAACTTTCCGATGCGATAGCTTGGGTACTTGCCATAAGCAACTACTTGGAGGTTGACCTCCAGGACTATTATCTTAGCCGGTACGCCGACGGCTGCGCCAAGTGTCAGTCTCTGCCGTGTGAATGTGGAGCGTTTCTCTGGCCTTCAGTAGGTGAATGGGAAGCTGCTACTGTCCGATTGCGCTAACTTTCCAACCAGCCCTCCTCAGGGGGCTGGTTTTTACGTACTATGCGGGTATGAGTAACAAGATCCCCCGCTTTATTGCTTTTGAAGGTATTGATGGTTCTGGCCAGACAACTCAGGCCACCCTGCTCGCAAACCGTTTGCAAAAAGAAGGCCATAAAGTCCTTCTCACCAAGGAGCCGACGAATAATTTGATTGGTGGCCTTATCCGTGGAGCGCTGACCCACGAGTGGAAGCCATCCAATACGGTTATGCAGCTTCTCTATGCGGCGGACCGCGGCCACCACTTAGAGCGGGAAATGCTTCCCGCCTTGGAGAAGGGTTTTATTGTCATATCTGATCGCTACTTTTTCTCTTCGATTGCCTTTGGTTCACTGAACTGTGAAATGGACTGGCTTAAGGAGTTGAATACCCAGTTCCCCGAGCCGGAGCTGGTCTTTTATGTAGATACCCCAACGGATACTGCCTTGGACCGCATCGCCAAGAACCGGTTTGGTTTTGAGTTGTTTGAGGAGAAAGAAAAACTGAACAAAGTAAAAAAGGCGTATGCGCTACTCGCCAAGGAGTACCCGCAAACGCACATTCTTACCGGGACGGAGAGTATTGAGGATATCCACGAGCAAATCTATGCCGTGGTAGCCAAGTCACTTGGCCCAAAGAACTGAGCGCTTGAAGGCGTCTAAGTTCTCTACGGCAATAGTGGCACCGCGGCTCACACACATGACCGGGTCCTCTGCAATCTGACATGGGACGCCGGTCACTTTGGTGAAAAGCTCATCTAGCTTGCGGAGCTGGGCCCCGCCACCGGTGAGAATGATCCCTTTTTCCATAATGTCCGAAGAAAGCTCGGGCGGGGTGTTCTGGAGTACTACCTTTACGGCATTCATGATGTCACCCAAGACTTCCTTCATGGCGGCAGTGGAATCGCTTGTGTGGATGATGATGCTTTCAGGTAGCCCAGAAACGGCATTGGAGCCAGACACTTCCATGGTCAGC encodes:
- the tmk gene encoding dTMP kinase yields the protein MSNKIPRFIAFEGIDGSGQTTQATLLANRLQKEGHKVLLTKEPTNNLIGGLIRGALTHEWKPSNTVMQLLYAADRGHHLEREMLPALEKGFIVISDRYFFSSIAFGSLNCEMDWLKELNTQFPEPELVFYVDTPTDTALDRIAKNRFGFELFEEKEKLNKVKKAYALLAKEYPQTHILTGTESIEDIHEQIYAVVAKSLGPKN